The following proteins are co-located in the Triplophysa dalaica isolate WHDGS20190420 chromosome 2, ASM1584641v1, whole genome shotgun sequence genome:
- the LOC130410920 gene encoding A disintegrin and metalloproteinase with thrombospondin motifs 5 has protein sequence MWRIVLLCCALSAALSASGSIASSAFSTPAKASLRTPAHRTGGVVRTVDRIYHGGGKAGYLLYMDGQRFQLDMERDESISSRYLSTGEDAPPLRRECVYRGTVNTNAESLAVFSLCGGGLQGFFAVDHARYTITPLVRAKGHENDLRVVEDADATHSLHYYTRERFSFKAMPELHSCGTRDAKKRKRTRKTPRHGEDDYARGRNWWAKFVRSDTTKRRKRSVSRARHVELLLVADDTMTKKYGKDLHHYLLTLASIASKLYGHASIENPIRLSVVKVAVLAEGEKGIDISKNAAATLKSFCKWQNQQNPLDDDHQHHHDAAILFTRQDLCGHHSCDTLGMADVGTVCSPERSCAIIEDDGLHAAFTVAHEIGHLLGLSHDDSKFCEERFGATEDKRLMSSILTSIDASKPWSRCTSATITDFFDDGNAECLLDSPRQPLLGPEELPGQSYDAGLQCRLAFGPEYTVCPGMDVCARLWCAVIRKGQMVCLTKKLPGVEGTPCGKGRICLQGKCVDKTRKKHYSTSNHGSWSSWGPWGSCSRTCGGGVQFANRLCNNPPPRNNGRYCTGKRAVYRSCNVSPCPPAAKNFRQEQCAQRNGHQTDPKGVKTFVEWLPKYAGILPKDMCKLTCRANGTGYYVVFSRRVIDGTECRPHSSSVCVKGNCVRTGCDGIIGSKLQFDKCGICGGDGNSCIKVAGFFTKKSKGYTDVVKVPEGSTHFKVRQYKPKGQTRYTAYLSLRRPGGEYLLNGKFMISTSETVIPLNGSVLNYSGWSQRDEYLHSMGPGALLESLVVQVLATDAKKPLDIRYSFFMPRKTPLPPRTSIASSGTAAALSSVEILTFTTEVPATTEPLTTMPPAGPRWVMGPWMVCSRTCDTGWQSRTVQCKDTKDKLSKGCLLGTRPSVFKHCLIKKC, from the exons ATGTGGCGGATTGTTTTGTTGTGCTGCGCGCTGTCCGCTGCGTTGAGCGCATCTGGCTCCATTGCGTCCAGCGCGTTCTCTACACCTGCCAAAGCGTCCTTGCGCACACCTGCCCACCGGACCGGCGGCGTCGTGCGCACTGTGGATCGGATATATCACGGGGGAGGGAAAGCGGGGTATCTGTTATACATGGACGGCCAGCGGTTTCAGTTGGATATGGAGCGGGATGAGTCGATATCGTCCCGTTACTTAAGCACGGGAGAGGACGCGCCGCCGCTGCGCCGGGAATGCGTTTACCGCGGAACCGTGAACACAAACGCAGAGTCTTTGGCGGTGTTTAGTCTGTGTGGCGGTGGACTTCAGGGGTTCTTTGCCGTGGATCACGCCCGGTACACCATCACGCCTCTCGTACGGGCAAAAGGACACGAGAACGACTTGCGTGTAGTCGAGGATGCTGACGCGACACACTCTCTCCACTATTACACCCGCGAGCGCTTCAGTTTCAAAGCCATGCCCGAGCTGCACAGCTGCGGCACGCGTGACGCGAAAAAACGTAAACGGACGCGCAAAACCCCTCGTCACGGTGAGGATGACTACGCGCGTGGACGAAACTGGTGGGCAAAGTTCGTCAGGTCAGACACGACGAAGCGACGCAAAAGGTCCGTGTCTCGCGCACGGCACGTGGAGCTCCTGCTGGTCGCGGATGACACCATGACGAAGAAATACGGGAAGGACCTGCATCACTACCTGTTGACGCTCGCATCAATCGCGTCCAAACTATACGGTCACGCCAGCATCGAAAACCCCATTCGCTTGTCCGTGGTAAAGGTCGCGGTTCTGGCCGAGGGCGAGAAGGGGATTGATATCTCCAAAAACGCAGCGGCGACCCTCAAGAGTTTCTGCAAGTGGCAGAACCAGCAGAACCCCCTGGATGATGACCACCAGCATCACCATGACGCCGCCATCCTCTTCACCAGGCAG GATCTGTGTGGACATCATTCATGCGACACTCTCGGCATGGCTGACGTGGGCACCGTGTGCTCTCCAGAGAGGAGCTGTGCCATCATTGAGGACGACGGGCTGCACGCGGCGTTCACCGTGGCGCACGAGATCG GACATCTTCTGGGCCTGTCTCACGACGATTCCAAGTTTTGTGAGGAACGCTTCGGCGCCACTGAGGACAAGCGGCTCATGTCATCCATCCTGACCTCCATCGATGCCTCCAAACCCTGGAGCCGCTGTACGTCGGCCACCATCACAGACTTCTTCGACGACGGCAACG CCGAGTGTCTGTTGGATTCCCCTCGCCAGCCTCTGCTGGGTCCAGAAGAGCTCCCCGGTCAGAGTTACGACGCCGGCCTTCAGTGCCGTTTAGCCTTCGGCCCGGAGTACACCGTGTGCCCGGGCATGGACGTGTGTGCCCGTCTGTGGTGTGCTGTAATCAGGAAGGGCCAGATGGTTTGTCTGACCAAGAAACTTCCAGGTGTGGAAGGTACACCGTGCGGCAAGGGAAGAATCTGTCTGCAGGGAAAATGTGTGGACAAAACTCGCAAGAAACACTATTCG ACGTCCAATCACGGTAGCTGGAGCTCATGGGGTCCGTGGGGTTCGTGTTCTCGAACATGTGGCGGTGGCGTCCAGTTTGCAAATCGTCTCTGCAATAACCCCCCGCCACGCAACAACGGGCGCTACTGCACGGGAAAGAGAGCTGTCTATAGGTCCTGTAACGTCAGCCCGTGCCCACCAGCCG CTAAGAATTTCAGACAGGAGCAGTGTGCGCAACGGAACGGGCATCAAACAGACCCTAAAGGAGTGAAGACTTTCGTTGAATGGTTACCAAAGTATGCAGGAATTCTTCCTAAAGACATGTGCAAGTTAACCTGCCGGGCAAATGGGACAGGATACTACGTTGTGTTCTCCCGGAGG GTGATTGACGGGACAGAATGCCGGCCGCATAGCAGCTCCGTGTGTGTTAAAGGAAACTGTGTGCGCACGGGCTGCGACggaatcattggctcaaaacttcaGTTTGACAAGTGCGGCATCTGCGGGGGGGACGGAAACAGCTGTATCAAAGTGGCTGGATTTTTCACCAAGAAGAG TAAGGGCTACACTGATGTCGTGAAGGTTCCCGAGGGCTCGACGCACTTCAAAGTAAGGCAGTACAAACCTAAAGGCCAAACGCGATACACAGCTTACCTCTCTCTGCGGCGACCCGGTGGAGAATACCTTCTGAACGGCAAGTTCATGATCTCCACATCAGAGACGGTCATTCCTCTCAATGGCTCCGTTCTTAACTACAGCGGGTGGAGCCAGCGAGACGAGTACCTTCACAGCATGGGCCCTGGAGCATTACTAGAAAGCCTGGTGGTGCAGGTGCTCGCCACGGACGCTAAGAAGCCACTAGACATCCGTTATAGCTTCTTCATGCCCCGTAAGACGCCGCTCCCCCCTCGGACGTCAATCGCATCTTCGGGGACCGCTGCGGCGCTGTCGTCTGTTGAGATCTTAACATTCACTACTGAGGTCCCGGCGACGACGGAGCCTTTGACAACGATGCCCCCCGCAGGACCCCGGTGGGTGATGGGACCATGGATGGTCTGCTCTAGGACTTGCGATACGGGCTGGCAGAGTCGCACAGTGCAATgcaaagacacaaaagacaaactGTCGAAAGGCTGTCTGCTCGGCACCCGGCCGTCGGTGTTCAAACACTGCCTGATAAAAAAGTGTTGA